From the Senegalimassilia faecalis genome, one window contains:
- the aroB gene encoding 3-dehydroquinate synthase, with product MPATKVVVNIPGEVAYNVRIGAGVLASLGQSMRNVPSLAGAEQVLVITDTNVGPLYLSRAKASLAEAGYHVSDICVPAGEEAKSIAVIGEVWEAMAALALERDCVVVALGGGCVGDLAGFAAATYMRGVQVVQVPTTLLSMVDSSVGGKTGVNLTAGKNLVGAFKQPAFVCADTDVLATLPSREWACGCGEVAKSALIDGDEFFFWLSDQAQAMAARQADVVAEAIARCVVFKADVVAQDKTESRGVRECLNYGHTLAHAIEKLSGYGTYSHGHAVADGMRFAALLGESLVGTPAELAEAQAQLLDALNLPALDWKATPENVLETMKRDKKARHGQVRFMLLEDVGAWKLVDVDDATILRHLQTYFAGK from the coding sequence GTGCCTGCGACAAAAGTAGTGGTGAACATCCCCGGCGAGGTTGCGTACAACGTGCGCATCGGCGCGGGCGTGCTGGCCTCGCTGGGGCAGTCCATGCGCAACGTGCCGTCGCTTGCCGGCGCCGAGCAGGTGCTTGTCATCACGGACACCAACGTTGGCCCGCTGTACCTTTCGCGAGCGAAAGCATCGCTTGCCGAGGCGGGCTACCATGTGTCCGATATCTGCGTTCCCGCAGGTGAAGAGGCGAAATCCATCGCGGTGATCGGCGAGGTTTGGGAGGCCATGGCCGCGTTGGCGCTTGAACGCGACTGCGTGGTGGTAGCGCTTGGCGGCGGCTGCGTCGGCGACCTGGCGGGTTTTGCCGCGGCCACGTACATGCGCGGCGTGCAGGTGGTGCAGGTGCCCACTACGTTGCTATCCATGGTGGACTCAAGCGTCGGCGGCAAAACGGGCGTGAACCTGACGGCGGGCAAGAACCTTGTCGGCGCGTTCAAACAGCCCGCATTCGTGTGCGCCGACACCGACGTGCTGGCAACGTTACCGTCGCGCGAATGGGCGTGCGGTTGCGGCGAGGTGGCGAAGTCGGCGCTCATCGACGGCGACGAGTTCTTCTTCTGGCTTTCCGACCAGGCGCAGGCCATGGCAGCGCGCCAAGCCGACGTGGTTGCCGAGGCCATCGCGCGCTGCGTGGTGTTCAAGGCCGACGTGGTGGCGCAGGACAAAACGGAAAGCCGCGGTGTGCGCGAATGCCTGAACTATGGGCACACGTTGGCACACGCCATCGAGAAGCTGTCGGGCTACGGCACGTATTCCCATGGCCACGCCGTGGCGGATGGCATGCGCTTCGCGGCGCTTTTGGGCGAGAGCCTGGTAGGCACACCGGCCGAGCTTGCCGAAGCGCAGGCGCAGCTGCTTGATGCGTTGAACTTGCCGGCGCTTGACTGGAAGGCCACGCCGGAAAACGTGCTGGAAACCATGAAGCGCGACAAGAAGGCTCGCCACGGGCAGGTGCGCTTCATGCTGCTTGAGGACGTGGGCGCGTGGAAGCTCGTCGACGTGGACGATGCCACCATTTTGCGCCATCTGCAAACCTACTTCGCGGGCAAATAG
- a CDS encoding Asp23/Gls24 family envelope stress response protein yields the protein MSDLNVDGMALAPGVVETIVSIAVAEVDGVASVGGASAANRGIRAALGSKPATAGIQVAPGEDDALQISVRIDVYYGHVLPDVAAAVRQSVVDAVASQVGATVESVDVYIDGIQFNK from the coding sequence ATGAGCGATTTGAACGTTGATGGTATGGCGCTTGCGCCGGGTGTCGTCGAAACCATCGTTTCCATTGCCGTTGCCGAAGTCGACGGCGTTGCAAGCGTTGGCGGCGCTTCCGCTGCGAACCGCGGCATCCGCGCTGCGCTTGGCAGCAAGCCCGCTACGGCAGGCATTCAGGTGGCGCCGGGCGAAGATGACGCGCTGCAGATTTCCGTGCGCATAGACGTATACTATGGGCACGTGCTGCCCGACGTGGCGGCGGCGGTGCGCCAGTCCGTGGTCGATGCCGTGGCAAGCCAGGTTGGCGCAACGGTTGAATCGGTTGACGTGTACATCGACGGCATCCAGTTCAACAAGTAA
- a CDS encoding shikimate kinase, giving the protein METKDAENQTITPETNPIAYTLSVTTPDEVVSVVNSPELKPASRPVYELTRNVFFVGFMVAGKTSTSRRLARQCGLATIDLDAYIERRERRSINQIFATEGEDAFRAMETEALAEFAHKGPMLVSCGGGIVLREENREILKQNGFVVYLQVTAEQAVERVSDVSTRPLFKDLETARKTIAGRLPMYEDVASVSIDTVGKSINVVAQEIQDILEKEGVLCLRQK; this is encoded by the coding sequence ATGGAAACGAAGGACGCGGAAAACCAGACCATCACGCCGGAAACGAATCCGATTGCCTATACGCTTTCGGTCACCACGCCCGACGAGGTTGTCTCCGTTGTGAACAGTCCCGAGCTCAAACCGGCAAGCCGCCCGGTGTACGAGCTTACGCGCAACGTGTTCTTCGTCGGCTTCATGGTTGCGGGTAAAACGTCTACGTCGCGCCGCTTGGCGCGCCAGTGCGGCTTGGCCACCATTGACCTTGACGCCTACATCGAGCGTCGCGAACGCCGCTCCATCAACCAGATCTTCGCCACGGAAGGCGAAGATGCGTTCCGTGCTATGGAAACCGAGGCGCTGGCCGAGTTTGCGCACAAAGGCCCCATGCTGGTGTCGTGCGGCGGCGGCATCGTGCTACGCGAAGAAAACCGCGAAATCCTGAAGCAGAACGGCTTCGTAGTGTACCTGCAGGTCACGGCCGAGCAGGCCGTTGAGCGCGTCAGCGATGTTTCCACGCGTCCGCTGTTCAAAGACCTGGAAACGGCGCGCAAGACCATCGCGGGGCGCTTGCCCATGTACGAAGACGTTGCCAGCGTGTCCATCGATACGGTGGGCAAGTCCATCAACGTTGTTGCGCAGGAAATCCAGGACATCCTTGAGAAGGAGGGCGTGCTGTGCCTGCGACAAAAGTAG
- the accB gene encoding acetyl-CoA carboxylase biotin carboxyl carrier protein, producing the protein MPRLQIMDTTIRDGQQSLWATRMSIGDMLPILPKMDRVGYWAIEAWGGATFDSCMRFLDENPWDRLRSINAATPNTPLSMLTRGQNLVGYKHYSREIVNRFIKASKRNGVHVFRVFDALNDIRNVVDTAEAVNECGGHFEGAISYTISPVHTLDSYLEYAQQLKELGADSICVKDMAGLMTPYRAERIVKALNAEIGLPVHLHCHYVGGMAPANYIKAAEAGVSIVDTASAPLAFGNSQPAVEMLVAALQESRYDTGLDLNLLFEIAEYWEEVRKRSHYKRGVSSLIHMQVYSHQVPGGMMSNLMSQLEVQNASDRLPEVMKEIPRVRAEVGYPPLVTPMSQIVGTQAVFNVLTGKRWGVVSKEMKDYICGYYGKAPGRIDSEIMKKVAGNSQVLPDDVAPSSLVTTTYDEVAEEIGDLAQSEEDVLMYALFPNEARTFLSKHRASERVDFLMQEESSNTKEDDYVDINQIRELVRVAEESGVGEIVVEEEGTRIAVRMPGAAPAAAPAVAAAPAVAAAAAPAAAPAAPAAAEPERPANWYAVKAPMVGTFYAAPAPGEPAFVKVGDEVAANQTLCIVEAMKLMNEITAEEMGTVREICVKDADPVEFGTVLFYIEPHSTTPISEQ; encoded by the coding sequence ATGCCAAGGCTTCAGATCATGGATACCACCATCCGTGACGGCCAGCAGAGCCTGTGGGCGACGCGCATGAGCATCGGCGACATGCTGCCGATCCTGCCAAAGATGGACCGCGTCGGATACTGGGCAATCGAGGCATGGGGCGGCGCAACGTTCGACTCATGCATGCGTTTCTTGGATGAGAATCCCTGGGACCGCCTGCGCTCCATCAACGCGGCAACGCCGAACACGCCGTTGTCCATGCTCACGCGCGGCCAGAACCTGGTTGGCTATAAGCATTATTCTCGCGAGATTGTGAATCGCTTCATCAAGGCGTCGAAGCGCAACGGCGTGCACGTGTTCCGCGTGTTCGACGCGCTGAACGACATCCGCAACGTCGTGGACACCGCCGAGGCGGTCAACGAGTGCGGCGGCCATTTCGAGGGTGCAATCTCTTACACTATTTCCCCTGTTCATACGCTTGACAGCTATCTGGAGTACGCGCAACAGCTCAAGGAGCTGGGCGCCGACTCCATCTGCGTGAAGGACATGGCCGGCCTTATGACGCCGTACCGCGCCGAGCGCATCGTCAAGGCGCTGAATGCCGAAATCGGCCTGCCGGTGCATCTGCACTGCCACTATGTTGGCGGCATGGCTCCGGCAAACTACATCAAGGCTGCCGAGGCGGGCGTGTCCATCGTCGACACCGCGTCCGCGCCGCTGGCCTTCGGCAACTCCCAGCCCGCCGTCGAGATGCTGGTGGCGGCGCTGCAGGAAAGCCGCTACGACACGGGGCTTGACCTCAACCTGCTGTTCGAAATCGCCGAATACTGGGAGGAAGTGCGCAAGCGCAGCCACTACAAGCGCGGCGTGTCCTCGCTTATCCATATGCAGGTGTACTCGCACCAGGTGCCCGGCGGCATGATGTCGAACCTCATGAGCCAGCTTGAGGTGCAGAACGCCTCCGACCGCCTGCCCGAGGTCATGAAGGAAATCCCGCGCGTACGCGCCGAGGTCGGCTATCCGCCGCTTGTTACGCCCATGTCGCAGATTGTCGGCACGCAGGCTGTGTTCAACGTGCTTACCGGCAAGCGCTGGGGCGTTGTATCCAAGGAAATGAAGGACTACATCTGCGGCTACTACGGCAAGGCGCCGGGCCGCATCGATTCTGAGATCATGAAGAAAGTCGCGGGCAATTCGCAGGTGCTGCCCGACGACGTTGCGCCGTCAAGCCTGGTCACCACCACTTACGACGAGGTTGCCGAGGAAATCGGCGATTTGGCGCAAAGCGAAGAGGACGTGCTCATGTACGCGCTGTTCCCGAACGAGGCGCGCACGTTCTTGAGCAAGCACCGTGCATCTGAGAGAGTCGACTTCCTTATGCAGGAAGAGTCGAGCAATACCAAGGAGGACGATTACGTGGATATCAACCAGATTCGCGAGCTGGTTCGCGTTGCCGAGGAAAGCGGCGTCGGCGAAATCGTAGTTGAGGAAGAGGGCACGCGCATTGCCGTGCGCATGCCGGGTGCAGCTCCTGCAGCCGCTCCGGCCGTTGCTGCGGCTCCTGCCGTTGCCGCTGCTGCCGCACCTGCAGCTGCTCCGGCGGCACCTGCTGCTGCCGAGCCCGAGCGTCCTGCCAACTGGTATGCCGTGAAGGCCCCCATGGTCGGCACGTTCTACGCGGCTCCTGCTCCGGGCGAGCCGGCGTTCGTGAAGGTGGGCGACGAGGTTGCCGCCAACCAGACGCTGTGCATCGTCGAGGCCATGAAGCTTATGAACGAGATCACGGCCGAGGAAATGGGCACCGTGCGCGAGATTTGCGTGAAGGATGCCGATCCGGTCGAGTTCGGTACCGTGCTGTTCTACATCGAGCCCCACTCCACCACGCCCATCTCGGAGCAGTAG
- the accC gene encoding acetyl-CoA carboxylase biotin carboxylase subunit: MFKKVLIANRGEVALRVMRACKELGVKTVAVYSTEDENTYPVQYADEKVCIGPAQAAKSYLVMSNIIEAARITGAEAIHPGYGFLAENADFARACVDNDIVFIGPSAECIERMGDKSSARETMKACGVPTVPGSDGCIDTVEEARQFAERVGYPVLIKATAGGGGKGMREVHDPVELESHYKAARAEAGAAFGNDEVYLEKLVLRPRHVEVQVLADDFGNNVALCERDCSVQRRHQKLIEEAPSPALTDELRRAMGVAAIKAVRAVDYRNAGTIEFLLDTTGKFYFMEMNTRVQVEHPVSEQITGTDIIKEQLRIASGEPMSCASRAPFTPFGHAMEFRINAEDPEHGFRPCPGTITRFEPPAGPGVRVEAYVHSGSKISPYYDSMVAKLIVSGQDREECLARGRRALDEFVIEGIQTTLPFHRRVLDNEVFCAGEATTDFIETQMGDVL; encoded by the coding sequence ATGTTCAAGAAAGTACTCATTGCCAATCGCGGCGAAGTGGCCCTGCGCGTCATGCGCGCCTGCAAAGAGCTGGGCGTGAAAACCGTTGCGGTCTACTCCACGGAGGACGAGAACACCTATCCCGTGCAGTACGCGGATGAGAAGGTGTGCATCGGCCCTGCTCAGGCGGCGAAAAGCTACCTGGTTATGTCCAACATCATCGAGGCGGCCCGCATCACCGGCGCCGAGGCTATTCACCCCGGCTACGGCTTTCTGGCCGAAAACGCCGACTTTGCCCGCGCGTGCGTCGACAACGACATCGTGTTCATCGGCCCGTCGGCCGAGTGCATCGAGCGCATGGGCGACAAGTCCTCTGCGCGTGAAACCATGAAGGCGTGCGGCGTTCCCACCGTGCCCGGCTCCGATGGCTGCATCGACACCGTCGAGGAAGCACGTCAGTTCGCCGAGCGCGTGGGCTACCCCGTGCTCATCAAGGCAACGGCCGGCGGCGGCGGCAAGGGCATGCGCGAGGTTCACGACCCCGTTGAGCTTGAGTCGCACTACAAGGCTGCCCGCGCTGAGGCCGGCGCGGCATTCGGCAACGACGAGGTGTACCTGGAGAAGCTCGTGCTGCGTCCGCGCCACGTCGAGGTGCAGGTGCTTGCCGACGACTTCGGCAACAACGTTGCCCTGTGCGAGCGCGACTGCTCTGTGCAGCGTCGCCACCAGAAGCTTATCGAGGAAGCCCCCTCGCCGGCGCTGACCGATGAGCTGCGCCGCGCCATGGGCGTTGCCGCCATCAAGGCTGTCCGCGCGGTCGATTACCGCAACGCGGGCACCATCGAGTTTCTGCTTGATACCACGGGCAAGTTCTACTTCATGGAAATGAACACGCGCGTGCAGGTGGAGCATCCGGTGTCCGAGCAGATCACGGGCACGGATATCATCAAAGAGCAGCTGCGCATCGCCTCCGGTGAGCCTATGAGCTGCGCTTCCCGCGCTCCGTTCACGCCGTTTGGCCACGCCATGGAGTTCCGCATCAACGCCGAGGACCCCGAGCACGGCTTCCGTCCGTGCCCTGGCACCATCACGCGCTTCGAGCCTCCCGCGGGCCCGGGCGTGCGCGTTGAGGCATACGTGCACTCGGGTTCGAAAATCAGCCCGTACTACGACTCCATGGTTGCTAAGCTTATCGTGTCCGGTCAGGACCGCGAGGAATGCCTGGCGCGCGGTCGCCGTGCTTTGGATGAGTTCGTCATCGAGGGCATTCAAACTACGCTGCCGTTCCATCGTCGCGTGCTGGACAACGAAGTGTTCTGCGCAGGTGAGGCCACTACCGACTTCATCGAAACCCAGATGGGAGATGTGCTATGA
- a CDS encoding M24 family metallopeptidase — MTNSMKAQAAGRLARLREAAAQAGIRTFLVRDTASIEWLTAFDNVFDDEQAHALLVTPHDAVLHTDSRYAGAARKVAAGEGVIAIDDARMGHGAWVADVFAARHANAAGGVAPADIVLGIEDSMTLAGFRALERALAEAPAAPQLRETTDFVRALRAVKEPAEVARMKAAQAITDAAFSYIITFMKPGMTEREVQVELEDWMLRHGASGLAFSSIVATGANGASPHAIPGETKLEAGQCVVMDFGARAHGYCSDMTRTVFIGQPDAKMRSAYDTMRQANERVEAALRPGVTGADMHQLAEDVLAAGGFAGKMGHGLGHGVGIDIHEEPVLSPRNTALLAPGNVVTVEPGIYLEGELGMRLEDFGVVTEEGFDVFTQSTHEMVIL; from the coding sequence ATGACGAATAGTATGAAAGCCCAGGCCGCAGGACGTTTGGCGCGTTTGCGCGAAGCGGCGGCACAAGCTGGCATCCGTACGTTTTTGGTGCGTGACACCGCAAGCATCGAATGGCTGACGGCGTTCGATAACGTGTTCGACGACGAGCAGGCGCATGCGCTGTTGGTCACGCCGCATGATGCGGTGCTGCACACCGATTCGCGCTATGCGGGCGCCGCGCGCAAGGTAGCTGCCGGCGAAGGTGTTATCGCCATTGACGACGCGCGCATGGGCCACGGCGCCTGGGTGGCCGATGTGTTCGCGGCGCGCCATGCGAACGCAGCGGGTGGCGTAGCGCCCGCCGACATCGTGCTGGGCATCGAGGACAGCATGACGCTTGCGGGTTTCCGAGCGCTCGAGCGCGCGCTCGCCGAGGCGCCGGCTGCCCCCCAGCTGCGCGAAACCACCGATTTCGTGCGGGCTTTGCGCGCGGTGAAGGAGCCGGCTGAGGTGGCGCGCATGAAGGCGGCGCAGGCCATCACCGACGCGGCGTTCAGCTACATCATCACGTTCATGAAGCCGGGCATGACCGAACGCGAAGTGCAGGTTGAGCTAGAGGATTGGATGCTTCGCCACGGCGCGTCGGGCCTGGCGTTTTCGTCTATCGTGGCCACGGGCGCAAACGGCGCAAGTCCGCACGCCATTCCCGGTGAAACGAAGCTTGAGGCGGGACAATGCGTGGTCATGGACTTCGGCGCGCGGGCGCACGGCTATTGCTCCGACATGACGCGCACGGTGTTCATCGGGCAGCCGGACGCGAAGATGCGCAGCGCATACGATACCATGCGCCAGGCAAACGAGCGGGTTGAAGCAGCGCTTCGCCCCGGCGTTACCGGTGCGGACATGCACCAGCTGGCCGAAGACGTGCTGGCGGCGGGCGGTTTTGCCGGCAAGATGGGCCACGGGCTTGGGCACGGCGTGGGCATCGACATACACGAGGAGCCGGTGTTGTCGCCGCGCAACACCGCGCTGCTTGCGCCGGGCAACGTGGTCACAGTGGAACCGGGCATCTACCTTGAAGGCGAATTAGGCATGCGCTTGGAAGATTTCGGCGTGGTCACCGAAGAAGGGTTCGACGTGTTCACGCAATCTACGCATGAGATGGTTATACTGTAA
- the aroQ gene encoding type II 3-dehydroquinate dehydratase, protein MKKILLMNGPNLNMLGIREPGVYGNNTLAELERQVIEYGAAHDCEVECFQSNHEGDLVEKIHATHGACDGIIYNPGAHTHYSYALRDALGSVSTPCVEVHISDVDAREPFRRISVIAPACVAQVKGRGFAGYCDALDILLEGVTERLGEGYENRYKSGQVIMAGRDYHDE, encoded by the coding sequence GTGAAGAAAATCCTGCTGATGAACGGCCCGAATCTCAACATGCTGGGCATTCGCGAGCCTGGCGTGTACGGCAACAACACGCTGGCTGAGCTTGAGCGCCAGGTAATCGAGTACGGCGCGGCGCACGATTGCGAGGTGGAGTGCTTTCAGTCCAACCATGAAGGCGACCTGGTGGAGAAGATTCACGCCACGCACGGCGCGTGCGACGGCATCATCTACAATCCCGGTGCACACACGCACTACTCTTACGCGTTGCGCGATGCGCTTGGCAGCGTCAGCACGCCGTGCGTGGAAGTGCACATCTCCGATGTTGATGCACGCGAGCCGTTTCGCCGCATCTCGGTGATTGCCCCGGCGTGCGTGGCGCAGGTGAAAGGGCGCGGCTTTGCGGGCTATTGCGATGCGCTCGACATCTTGCTGGAAGGCGTGACCGAGCGCTTGGGCGAAGGGTATGAAAACCGCTATAAAAGCGGGCAAGTGATTATGGCAGGTCGTGATTATCATGACGAATAG
- the efp gene encoding elongation factor P — protein MAISTADFKNGMCIINNNKMCTIVEFQHVKPGKGGAFVRTKLRDIKTGRVVDYTFNAGTKFDTVRLETRKMQYLYNDGSDYYFMDPNTYDQMSIPTETVGDTAKWLKENDEASLLYAGDELISIEPQMFVELECTHTEPGFKGDTATNTTKPATFETGVELQVPTFVEIGDVLQIDTRDGRVIKRV, from the coding sequence GTGGCAATCTCTACCGCCGACTTCAAGAACGGCATGTGCATCATCAACAACAACAAGATGTGCACCATCGTCGAATTCCAGCACGTCAAGCCTGGTAAGGGCGGCGCATTCGTGCGCACGAAGCTTCGCGACATCAAAACCGGCCGCGTTGTCGACTACACGTTCAACGCCGGCACGAAGTTCGACACCGTGCGTCTGGAAACCCGCAAGATGCAGTACCTGTACAACGACGGTTCCGACTACTACTTCATGGACCCGAACACGTACGACCAGATGAGCATCCCCACCGAAACCGTGGGCGACACGGCGAAGTGGCTGAAGGAAAACGACGAGGCCAGCCTGTTGTACGCCGGCGACGAGCTTATCAGCATCGAGCCGCAGATGTTCGTCGAGCTTGAGTGCACGCACACCGAGCCGGGCTTCAAGGGCGATACCGCCACGAACACCACGAAGCCGGCCACGTTCGAGACCGGCGTTGAGCTGCAGGTCCCCACGTTCGTCGAAATCGGCGACGTGCTGCAGATCGACACCCGCGACGGCCGCGTCATCAAGCGCGTTTAA
- the aroC gene encoding chorismate synthase, with the protein MRYYTAGESHGQGLVAIIEGVPAGLKVSEEQINIDLARRQSGYGRGGRQKIERDTVQVISGIRFGRTMGSPVAMIVKNRDWENWTDRMAPFGEAPLDLVREVTPRPGHADLVGALKTNTDDCRNILERSSARTTAPRVAAAGIAREFLAELGVDIFSYVVSIGSVSMREENPYMNAAQYTPLAIETSEVRCPDAEATEAMKREIDRAIKTKDSLGGTFRVVVRGLLPGVGDYAVPTERLTSTIGGALFSIPAIKGVEFGMGFECARRPGSQVHDPIELDRANAKFTRTSNNAGGLEGGMTTGMPLVVTAAMKPIPTLMQPLQTVNLDTLEVAQASKERSDVCAVPAAAVVAEGEVAFALADAYMRKFGSDNMADIKAAIKAYKQRLNTMSR; encoded by the coding sequence ATGCGTTACTACACTGCAGGCGAAAGCCACGGACAAGGGCTTGTTGCCATCATCGAAGGCGTTCCCGCGGGCCTGAAGGTGTCCGAAGAGCAGATCAACATCGACCTTGCGCGCCGCCAATCGGGCTATGGTCGCGGCGGTCGCCAGAAGATCGAGCGTGACACGGTGCAGGTCATCTCCGGCATCCGTTTCGGCCGCACCATGGGCAGCCCCGTTGCCATGATCGTGAAGAATCGCGACTGGGAAAACTGGACCGACCGCATGGCCCCGTTCGGCGAAGCGCCGCTTGACCTGGTGCGCGAGGTGACGCCGCGTCCCGGCCATGCTGATTTGGTGGGCGCGCTCAAAACGAATACGGACGACTGCCGCAACATCCTTGAGCGTTCAAGCGCCCGCACCACGGCACCGCGCGTGGCGGCCGCAGGCATTGCGCGCGAGTTTCTGGCCGAGCTGGGCGTCGACATCTTCTCGTACGTCGTGTCCATCGGCAGCGTGTCCATGCGCGAGGAAAACCCGTACATGAACGCCGCGCAGTACACGCCGCTTGCCATCGAAACTAGCGAGGTGCGCTGTCCCGATGCCGAGGCAACCGAGGCCATGAAGCGCGAGATCGACCGCGCCATCAAAACGAAGGACAGCCTGGGCGGCACGTTCCGCGTGGTGGTGCGCGGCCTGCTTCCCGGCGTGGGCGATTACGCCGTGCCTACCGAGCGCCTCACGTCCACCATCGGCGGCGCGCTGTTCAGCATTCCTGCCATCAAGGGCGTGGAATTCGGCATGGGCTTCGAATGCGCCCGTCGCCCTGGCTCGCAGGTGCACGATCCCATCGAGCTTGATCGCGCGAACGCGAAGTTCACGCGCACGTCAAACAATGCCGGCGGCCTTGAGGGCGGCATGACCACGGGCATGCCGTTGGTGGTCACGGCGGCAATGAAGCCCATTCCCACGCTGATGCAGCCCCTGCAAACGGTGAACCTCGACACGCTTGAGGTAGCGCAGGCCTCCAAGGAGCGCAGCGACGTGTGCGCCGTGCCCGCTGCCGCGGTGGTTGCAGAAGGAGAAGTGGCGTTTGCCCTGGCAGATGCCTATATGCGCAAGTTCGGTTCCGACAACATGGCCGATATCAAGGCCGCCATCAAAGCGTACAAGCAGCGACTGAACACCATGTCGCGCTAG
- a CDS encoding YqeG family HAD IIIA-type phosphatase: protein MSYLQPERYFSRISHINIKRDLLDCGFRFVLLDIDNTILSRATHDVPRDVGLWLAQARDAGVQFCLVSNNWHENVHQLANRLSMPIVAKAMKPIPAALFVAMRKLGAKRAETVMVGDQLSTDVLAAHNAGISAYLLAPLVEQDLKHTRYVRMVERAILGDALPEGGVPQPAHAEPGNAALCECASGMEAASPKL from the coding sequence ATGTCGTATCTGCAGCCTGAACGGTATTTCTCGCGCATCTCTCACATCAACATCAAACGGGACCTGCTTGATTGTGGGTTCCGTTTCGTGTTGCTTGACATCGACAACACCATCCTTTCGCGCGCTACGCACGATGTGCCGCGCGACGTGGGACTTTGGCTTGCGCAGGCGCGCGATGCCGGCGTGCAATTCTGCTTGGTGTCGAACAACTGGCACGAAAACGTGCATCAGCTTGCCAACAGGCTGTCCATGCCTATCGTGGCGAAGGCCATGAAGCCCATACCTGCCGCCTTGTTCGTGGCCATGCGCAAGCTGGGTGCGAAACGCGCCGAAACGGTGATGGTGGGCGATCAGCTGTCCACCGATGTGCTTGCTGCGCATAACGCGGGCATTTCCGCGTATCTGCTGGCCCCGCTGGTTGAGCAAGACCTTAAGCATACGCGCTATGTTCGCATGGTCGAGCGCGCTATCTTGGGCGATGCGCTGCCCGAAGGCGGCGTGCCGCAACCAGCGCATGCCGAGCCCGGAAACGCTGCCTTGTGCGAATGCGCAAGCGGCATGGAAGCCGCCTCTCCAAAGCTCTAG
- a CDS encoding shikimate dehydrogenase family protein has product MTEQSEGERLYILGHPVAHSKSPVMYNAVYGACGLPWTYDFADYAELDDARTFLDERQFLSINITTPYKPLAFKAATRKDPSAVLAQGANVLVREDDGLAGYNTDGAGCVRFLELMGVRFEGKRVAVCGTGPTALSIMHACAVAGADSLMLLSRDDQRARRVLESYIDRFGLLMSTAEGEVPGSNGRRSLREAYEVPTFRFGSYGSAADFIASADIIINATPLGMKPGDPAPFDTKLLSARQVVMDAVYAAGRTKLVEDALAVGCQACNGGGMLVAQAVATARIVSTAQSVDLAMSDADMFNAMADAAGFDCPRA; this is encoded by the coding sequence ATGACCGAGCAGAGCGAAGGCGAACGCCTCTATATTCTGGGGCACCCTGTTGCGCATTCGAAATCGCCGGTAATGTACAACGCCGTGTACGGTGCGTGCGGTCTTCCTTGGACGTACGATTTCGCCGATTATGCGGAGCTGGACGATGCCCGCACGTTTCTGGATGAACGTCAATTCCTGTCGATCAACATCACCACTCCGTATAAGCCTTTGGCCTTCAAAGCCGCAACTCGCAAAGATCCTAGCGCCGTGCTGGCGCAAGGGGCGAACGTGCTGGTGCGCGAAGACGACGGGCTTGCGGGCTACAACACCGATGGCGCGGGTTGCGTGCGTTTCCTGGAGTTGATGGGCGTGCGCTTCGAAGGCAAGCGCGTTGCCGTGTGCGGTACAGGCCCCACGGCGCTTTCCATCATGCACGCATGCGCCGTTGCCGGCGCCGACTCGCTCATGCTGCTGTCGCGCGACGACCAGCGTGCTCGACGCGTGCTTGAAAGCTATATCGATCGGTTTGGCCTGCTCATGAGCACGGCCGAGGGGGAGGTGCCCGGCAGTAATGGCAGGCGAAGCCTGCGCGAGGCGTACGAGGTCCCCACGTTCCGCTTTGGTTCCTACGGAAGCGCGGCCGATTTTATCGCGTCGGCCGATATCATCATCAACGCAACGCCGCTTGGCATGAAGCCCGGTGACCCGGCGCCGTTCGATACGAAGTTGTTGAGCGCGCGCCAGGTGGTCATGGACGCCGTTTACGCTGCAGGCCGCACGAAGCTGGTCGAGGACGCTTTGGCGGTTGGATGCCAGGCGTGCAACGGCGGCGGCATGCTGGTTGCCCAGGCTGTGGCAACGGCGCGCATCGTTTCCACAGCACAAAGCGTCGACCTGGCTATGAGCGATGCTGACATGTTCAACGCCATGGCGGATGCGGCGGGTTTCGACTGCCCCCGCGCGTAG